A single window of Candidatus Omnitrophota bacterium DNA harbors:
- a CDS encoding (2Fe-2S) ferredoxin domain-containing protein encodes MANKLTKDAFEEMAKGLKAKKKPSKWIKIGTSTCGLAAGAEEVYNAMVEEIKKKGLDVEVKKCGCLGMCCVEPLVEVHVDGLPDVVYGKVDKEGAAKIVEKHICGGLLVKDHIYELNLKR; translated from the coding sequence ATGGCGAACAAATTAACCAAAGATGCTTTTGAAGAAATGGCCAAAGGATTAAAGGCTAAGAAAAAGCCATCTAAGTGGATTAAAATCGGCACTAGCACCTGTGGGTTGGCTGCCGGAGCCGAAGAAGTTTATAATGCTATGGTTGAAGAGATCAAGAAAAAAGGCCTGGATGTAGAAGTGAAAAAATGCGGATGCTTGGGGATGTGCTGCGTTGAGCCATTGGTTGAGGTGCACGTAGATGGGCTTCCGGATGTGGTTTATGGGAAAGTGGATAAGGAAGGCGCGGCAAAGATCGTGGAGAAGCATATCTGCGGAGGGCTTTTAGTCAAAGACCATATTTACGAGTTAAATTTAAAAAGGTAA
- a CDS encoding NAD(P)H-dependent oxidoreductase subunit E encodes MDRAEVNSEIASLVSKWKDKPGNLIMILHELQNHYEYVPREAALQLSKILDVPLARIYEVITFYNFFKLKPPGKHKIAVCLGTACYLKGAPQIVDEIKSILDIVEGGTTKDGMFQLDIVRCLGCCGLSPVMTIDGKVYGKLKKNEIMDILSKYGKQV; translated from the coding sequence ATGGATAGAGCAGAAGTCAACAGTGAAATTGCCAGCTTGGTAAGTAAATGGAAAGACAAGCCGGGCAATTTAATCATGATTTTGCATGAATTACAGAATCACTACGAGTATGTCCCGCGTGAAGCCGCTTTACAGCTTTCTAAGATATTAGATGTTCCTTTAGCTAGAATTTATGAGGTGATAACCTTTTATAATTTCTTTAAGCTTAAGCCTCCGGGTAAGCATAAAATTGCCGTATGCCTGGGAACTGCCTGTTATTTAAAAGGCGCCCCCCAGATCGTTGATGAAATAAAAAGTATTCTTGATATAGTTGAAGGCGGCACTACCAAGGATGGAATGTTCCAGCTTGATATTGTGCGTTGTTTAGGCTGCTGCGGGCTTTCACCGGTTATGACCATAGATGGGAAAGTCTACGGTAAATTAAAGAAAAACGAGATCATGGATATTTTATCCAAATATGGGAAGCAGGTGTAG
- a CDS encoding peptidoglycan-binding protein, with amino-acid sequence MNKWILCLGVLFISGCVTADKYAELETTSQQKNQQVEALKNENASLKDQIVQLNQILSQSRQEKVRMPTAGEIQTALIKAGFYKGPVDNQIGSKTKDALRKFQQANGIAPDGVCGSRTWEKLIKYLDKKP; translated from the coding sequence ATGAACAAGTGGATTTTGTGTTTAGGTGTTTTGTTTATAAGCGGATGCGTAACAGCCGATAAATATGCTGAATTAGAAACTACAAGCCAGCAAAAAAATCAGCAAGTAGAGGCGTTAAAGAATGAAAACGCCAGCCTCAAAGACCAGATTGTCCAGTTGAACCAGATTTTATCACAGTCGCGGCAGGAAAAAGTGCGCATGCCGACAGCCGGCGAGATTCAAACTGCGCTGATCAAGGCAGGCTTTTATAAAGGGCCAGTTGACAACCAAATCGGTTCAAAGACTAAAGATGCGCTTCGTAAATTCCAGCAGGCCAATGGCATCGCTCCTGACGGGGTCTGCGGCTCGCGCACTTGGGAAAAGTTGATCAAATATCTGGATAAAAAGCCATAA
- a CDS encoding trypsin-like peptidase domain-containing protein produces MSFKRFIFLSIFAFAVIHTAKAEAELSAASIYKNSLDSVVLIGTLTSKSTTFGSGFLATRDGILITNLHVVNNAKKVVVKLKGKEYANVKLLAYDEIKDIAILKIRGNNFKALPLADSSSVKIGDRVFALGNPLGLEDTFSDGMVSSVRKVNEGFKVFQITTPVSNGSSGGPLFNTKGQVIGITTASRLDGQNINFALPINYARKLFKQDARALTQPERYFSYTVKSKDTLYKIAKDFAVSVARIKEENNLDSDVIILGQVLKIPKTHYPLLMSD; encoded by the coding sequence ATGAGTTTCAAGCGGTTTATTTTCTTAAGTATCTTTGCTTTTGCGGTAATTCATACGGCAAAAGCTGAAGCTGAATTATCCGCCGCTAGTATCTATAAGAATTCTCTGGATTCTGTGGTTTTGATCGGGACACTGACCAGCAAAAGTACTACCTTTGGAAGTGGTTTCTTGGCAACAAGAGACGGAATATTGATTACGAATCTGCATGTAGTAAATAACGCGAAAAAGGTAGTAGTGAAATTAAAAGGTAAAGAATACGCCAATGTTAAACTTTTGGCTTATGATGAAATAAAAGATATCGCGATCTTAAAGATCAGGGGCAATAATTTTAAGGCCTTGCCATTGGCAGACAGTAGTAGTGTTAAAATCGGGGACAGGGTTTTTGCCTTAGGTAACCCTTTGGGCCTTGAGGATACTTTTTCCGACGGCATGGTAAGTTCGGTGCGCAAAGTCAATGAAGGTTTTAAGGTCTTTCAAATAACAACCCCTGTTTCAAATGGAAGCAGCGGTGGCCCACTTTTTAACACTAAGGGACAGGTTATCGGCATTACTACTGCTTCGCGCTTAGACGGGCAGAACATAAATTTTGCCTTGCCGATCAATTACGCCAGGAAACTTTTTAAGCAAGATGCTAGGGCGCTCACCCAGCCCGAGAGATATTTTTCTTACACCGTTAAATCAAAAGACACGCTTTATAAGATCGCGAAAGATTTTGCTGTATCAGTTGCGCGTATTAAGGAAGAGAATAATTTAGATAGCGATGTAATTATATTGGGACAAGTGTTGAAGATACCGAAAACCCATTACCCATTACTTATGTCTGATTAA
- a CDS encoding GatB/YqeY domain-containing protein, producing the protein MLEDKILKDYQQAMKDRDSLKTSVLSFLRAEMINAALNKKKDKLDDNDAIAVIRKQIKARQESIEQFTKGNRADLAGKEEKELVLLKAYLPAELSEEQIKKIISEVISSVGAQGIRDMGKVIKEVGVIIAGKADPKVVSDLVKQRLT; encoded by the coding sequence ATGTTAGAAGATAAAATACTGAAAGATTACCAGCAGGCAATGAAAGACAGGGATTCTTTGAAGACATCTGTTTTAAGTTTCTTGCGCGCGGAAATGATCAACGCTGCTTTGAACAAAAAGAAAGACAAACTTGATGATAACGATGCTATAGCGGTGATCCGCAAGCAGATCAAGGCGCGTCAGGAATCTATTGAGCAGTTCACAAAAGGTAACCGCGCGGACTTAGCAGGCAAAGAAGAAAAAGAGTTAGTTCTTTTAAAGGCTTATCTCCCGGCAGAGTTATCCGAAGAACAGATCAAGAAGATCATCTCGGAGGTTATTTCTTCGGTTGGCGCCCAAGGAATAAGGGATATGGGTAAGGTAATCAAAGAAGTTGGTGTAATTATCGCCGGCAAGGCAGATCCTAAAGTGGTAAGCGATTTGGTGAAACAGCGTTTAACTTAA
- a CDS encoding PfkB family carbohydrate kinase: MSIVVLGTVALDTVETPFGKRLEMLGGSATHFSMSARLFTKVNLVAVVGEDFPQKHIGFLKQKGLILDSLLKQKGKTFRWDGEYKGDLNSAITKDTKLGVLAAFSPRLSQKQRNIKYLFLANVDPDIQNSLLESMPNLRLVGLDSMNYWIHTKRDSLLKVLKKVDIYVANDQEAKDLSGESNLIRAAKSLRRMGPKFILIKKGEHGVFFYSDNFIFALPAFPIDKVIDPTGAGDTFAGGFMGYLAKFGNMSPVNIRKALAYATVAASFNVEDFGPGRTSKLSIKDLNKRLAEFKKFCRL; encoded by the coding sequence ATGAGCATAGTGGTTTTAGGCACAGTAGCTTTAGATACAGTGGAAACTCCTTTTGGCAAAAGATTAGAGATGTTAGGCGGCTCGGCAACGCACTTTTCCATGTCCGCGCGCCTTTTTACCAAAGTCAACCTTGTCGCGGTTGTGGGAGAGGATTTTCCCCAAAAGCACATCGGTTTCTTAAAACAAAAAGGCCTTATTTTAGATTCTCTGCTTAAGCAAAAAGGCAAGACCTTCCGTTGGGACGGAGAATACAAGGGAGATCTTAATTCTGCTATTACCAAAGACACAAAACTGGGGGTATTAGCTGCTTTTTCGCCGCGCCTAAGCCAGAAGCAAAGGAATATAAAATATTTATTCCTTGCCAATGTTGACCCGGATATACAAAACAGCCTTCTTGAGAGTATGCCAAATTTACGCCTGGTCGGCCTGGATAGCATGAATTACTGGATCCATACTAAAAGAGATTCTCTTCTAAAGGTTTTGAAGAAAGTAGATATCTATGTGGCTAATGACCAGGAGGCAAAAGACCTTTCCGGAGAAAGCAACCTTATTAGAGCAGCTAAATCCTTGCGCCGGATGGGCCCGAAGTTTATTTTAATTAAAAAAGGCGAGCATGGCGTGTTTTTCTACAGTGATAATTTTATTTTCGCGCTTCCGGCTTTTCCAATAGATAAAGTTATAGACCCCACTGGAGCCGGGGATACCTTTGCCGGAGGTTTTATGGGGTATTTAGCAAAGTTCGGCAATATGTCGCCTGTCAACATTAGGAAAGCCTTGGCTTATGCTACGGTAGCGGCATCTTTTAATGTGGAAGATTTTGGGCCTGGCCGGACAAGTAAGTTGTCCATTAAGGATTTAAATAAGAGGCTTGCGGAATTTAAGAAGTTTTGTAGATTGTAA
- a CDS encoding undecaprenyl-diphosphate phosphatase, with product MLNYIILGIIQGLTEFLPVSSSAHLVIFGKILGLKDSGLLLSVVLHMGTLLSLLVFLFKDILGVFKDKKLIIFIFIVTLVTGVIGIGLKDFIEKLFSCVWASSLSLLVTGLILLSTKAIKHSFSKGINFKDGIILGLTQGIAVIPGISRSGITISTLLFRGFSPVDAFKVSFLASLPAIFGAGLLEFKDINARFQDQALPLFIGFIFSFIFGLSALYIVKKLLRVCRFYYFGYYCIIMGMFALLFVR from the coding sequence ATGTTAAACTACATTATTTTAGGCATTATTCAGGGGTTGACCGAATTCTTGCCGGTGAGTAGTTCCGCGCACCTTGTTATTTTCGGAAAAATCCTGGGGTTAAAAGATTCCGGGCTTCTGCTGTCGGTTGTTTTGCATATGGGAACTTTGCTTTCGCTTCTTGTGTTTTTATTTAAAGATATTTTAGGGGTATTCAAGGATAAGAAATTAATCATTTTTATATTTATCGTTACTTTAGTTACTGGAGTTATTGGGATAGGGCTGAAAGATTTTATAGAGAAACTTTTCTCCTGCGTCTGGGCTTCCAGCTTATCTTTATTAGTTACAGGATTAATCTTATTATCTACTAAGGCAATAAAACATTCTTTTAGCAAGGGGATTAATTTTAAAGATGGGATTATTTTGGGTTTAACCCAGGGTATCGCGGTTATCCCGGGGATCTCGCGTTCCGGCATAACAATTTCCACGCTTTTATTCCGGGGTTTTTCTCCGGTTGACGCCTTTAAAGTTTCATTTCTGGCATCCCTGCCGGCTATTTTCGGGGCAGGGCTTCTGGAATTTAAAGATATAAATGCCAGATTTCAAGATCAGGCGCTGCCGTTATTCATTGGTTTTATTTTCAGTTTTATCTTTGGCTTAAGCGCTCTTTACATTGTGAAGAAGCTTTTACGTGTTTGCCGGTTTTATTATTTCGGGTATTATTGTATAATAATGGGGATGTTTGCGTTACTATTTGTGAGGTAA
- a CDS encoding RluA family pseudouridine synthase, giving the protein MNIPVIYHDKWFLVVDKPSGLLTVPTAKKESRTLSGILNQEFPDPNSHLYPCHRLDRDTSGLIIYAHGKLAREKMEELFRARKLKKTYIAFAQGDFKTAQGVIDRPIEGLRSITEYKVLEKSGIFNLVQVYPATGRTNQIRIHFKAIGCPILGDTKFYFRRDFKIKAKRLCLHAYSIEFIHPFNNEKISLTCDLPDPMQKMLDKLC; this is encoded by the coding sequence ATGAATATTCCGGTTATTTACCATGATAAATGGTTTCTTGTGGTAGATAAGCCAAGCGGGCTTTTGACCGTACCTACTGCCAAGAAAGAATCCCGTACCCTAAGTGGCATCCTGAATCAGGAATTCCCCGATCCTAATTCCCATCTTTATCCATGTCATCGCCTTGACCGTGATACATCAGGGCTTATTATTTACGCCCACGGGAAACTGGCTAGAGAGAAAATGGAAGAATTATTCCGCGCGCGTAAGTTAAAGAAAACTTATATTGCCTTTGCCCAGGGAGATTTCAAGACTGCCCAAGGCGTTATAGATAGGCCGATAGAAGGCTTAAGAAGCATTACTGAATATAAAGTCCTGGAGAAAAGCGGAATTTTTAACCTGGTGCAAGTTTATCCAGCTACCGGCAGGACTAACCAAATCCGTATTCATTTTAAGGCAATCGGATGCCCGATATTAGGGGATACTAAATTTTATTTTCGCCGTGATTTCAAAATAAAAGCCAAACGTTTATGCCTGCACGCTTATAGCATAGAGTTTATTCATCCGTTTAATAATGAAAAAATATCTTTAACTTGCGATTTGCCGGATCCAATGCAAAAGATGCTGGATAAGTTATGTTAA
- the nadA gene encoding quinolinate synthase NadA, translating to MKNKFDSFAQEIKQLKKKRNAVILAHNYQLPEVQDIADFHGDSLELARKASKTQADVIVFCGVYFMAETASILCPKKTILMPDTQAACPMANMITAQDIRGLRAKYPEAVVVGYVNTPAQVKAELDICCTSTNAAAVVNHFKDKKIIFVPDKYLAEHTSKVSGKKLISWNGFCPTHVRIRPEDIKREKKFHPFAKVIAHPECLPEVLALSDAVLSTSKMCSFAKETEAKEIIVATEVGMVYRLKKDNPDKEFYPATEAAVCPNMKRTTQEKVIWALKEMREEVRVPEDIRARSLKAINLMLQIV from the coding sequence ATGAAGAATAAATTTGATAGTTTCGCTCAGGAAATAAAACAATTAAAGAAGAAAAGAAACGCGGTTATCCTGGCACACAATTATCAGTTGCCTGAGGTGCAGGATATAGCAGATTTTCATGGAGATTCGCTGGAGCTGGCGCGCAAGGCCAGTAAAACCCAGGCCGATGTGATTGTTTTTTGCGGCGTGTATTTTATGGCAGAAACTGCCTCAATACTATGCCCGAAGAAAACTATCCTTATGCCGGATACACAGGCTGCCTGCCCTATGGCCAATATGATTACCGCCCAAGACATAAGAGGCTTGCGCGCTAAATACCCGGAGGCGGTTGTTGTAGGATATGTGAATACCCCGGCTCAAGTAAAAGCAGAATTGGATATTTGTTGTACTTCTACCAACGCCGCGGCAGTGGTAAATCACTTTAAGGATAAGAAAATAATCTTTGTCCCGGATAAATATTTGGCAGAGCACACATCTAAGGTTTCCGGGAAGAAGCTTATTTCCTGGAATGGTTTTTGCCCCACCCATGTGCGAATCCGTCCGGAGGATATTAAAAGGGAAAAGAAATTTCATCCCTTTGCCAAGGTGATCGCTCATCCTGAATGCCTGCCGGAAGTATTGGCTTTGTCAGATGCGGTTTTATCTACCAGCAAAATGTGCTCTTTTGCCAAGGAAACAGAGGCCAAAGAAATCATCGTGGCCACGGAAGTGGGGATGGTTTACCGGCTTAAAAAAGATAACCCCGATAAAGAATTTTATCCGGCAACCGAAGCAGCAGTTTGCCCGAATATGAAACGCACTACCCAGGAAAAAGTTATTTGGGCGCTTAAAGAAATGAGAGAAGAAGTGCGTGTTCCTGAAGACATCCGCGCGCGTTCATTAAAGGCGATTAATTTAATGCTTCAAATCGTCTGA
- a CDS encoding DUF3108 domain-containing protein, producing the protein MRKKIFYLIILMMLCCGLFAFINDAYSGEEITYKVEMGIMSLGRCVLKHLRAEEVNGIKANVLLFQTDLVNFHDTERIYLDQESSLPVRVTRKISGFSDEQITEDYNQKDFTVTISKKTKDQVTTSVLKRTAPVHNPIALPFYLRSIKELSPAWQFTACLPLMDFTLKLTGIEKIRVPAGTFQAYRFESVPRKIKIWITTDKLRIPVKIVGSGVFGYTMLMLSYKDSREK; encoded by the coding sequence ATGCGTAAGAAAATATTTTATTTAATTATTCTGATGATGTTGTGCTGTGGTTTGTTTGCTTTTATTAATGACGCCTATTCGGGAGAGGAAATAACCTATAAAGTGGAAATGGGGATAATGTCTTTAGGCCGTTGTGTATTAAAGCATCTTAGAGCAGAAGAAGTAAACGGCATAAAGGCAAATGTCCTTTTGTTCCAGACGGATTTAGTGAATTTCCATGACACAGAGCGCATTTATCTGGACCAAGAAAGCTCTCTTCCGGTACGGGTGACAAGAAAGATCAGCGGTTTTAGCGATGAACAGATAACCGAAGACTACAATCAAAAAGATTTTACGGTAACTATTTCCAAGAAAACCAAGGATCAGGTTACTACTTCTGTTTTAAAAAGAACCGCTCCTGTGCATAACCCTATAGCGCTGCCGTTTTATTTAAGGAGCATAAAAGAATTAAGCCCTGCTTGGCAGTTCACCGCCTGCTTGCCTTTGATGGATTTTACCTTGAAGCTTACCGGGATTGAAAAGATAAGAGTCCCTGCTGGGACTTTCCAGGCATACCGCTTTGAAAGTGTTCCCCGCAAGATTAAGATTTGGATTACTACTGATAAGCTTCGTATCCCGGTTAAAATTGTAGGTTCCGGGGTATTCGGGTACACTATGCTTATGCTATCCTATAAAGATAGCCGCGAGAAATAA
- a CDS encoding TonB-dependent receptor plug domain-containing protein: MRKFVFFVLSCLFLSSIEALAWDKITVVKKTYPSVSFEDKVNPGNSGLYFPVSLESSLRSQEAVDLRTRSGFGIQQDLCLDGASYQQTAVLLDGVKINDPQTAHYNLDIPLTIFDLEKTGIYKQGGASLYGAGSLAGAVDFRLKKPTGNNFETENAFGEHALFINALSASFLNKDGLGVRSSFEQKISKSDPANTDFESHIASFYLSKEEGDFSFNQFLGFQEKNFGASTFYSNLFPEEEEHTRTLLLKSSLNKKAQPGEWAFNFYWRRHDDKFILSRHESGNTNWHTTYLYGLDSSCRYKLGFIDSTSAVYFSREQIDSTNLGIHNRNSQAFSQKANLSLGTFFLSLAARADYYQTSAFKNSYNLSIWYPLIEERLKINYVFDRSVRMPSFTELYYNDSANKGNSSLKEEKADNFSFNLDYSGQNFSSRFGIFLRKVHSLIDWVRQNSSLPWQADNLGRVDFRGANFLFLKGPFELSYNYILPDKKQNGYLSKYALDVLRHQAILKFTQNIFSCDWAFELSYNRRYYSEGYFLGNFTLSKTFRLEQKEVVPFLKVDNFSDTQYTQISDVKQPGRWIWAGIKLKW, encoded by the coding sequence ATGCGCAAGTTTGTGTTTTTTGTATTATCCTGCTTATTTTTATCTAGCATTGAAGCCTTGGCCTGGGATAAAATAACAGTAGTTAAGAAAACTTATCCCTCTGTAAGCTTTGAAGATAAGGTTAATCCAGGAAATAGCGGTTTATATTTTCCTGTTTCTTTGGAATCTTCATTAAGAAGCCAAGAGGCAGTGGATTTACGCACCCGTTCAGGATTTGGCATTCAACAGGATCTTTGTTTAGATGGGGCCAGTTATCAACAGACAGCGGTTTTGTTAGATGGAGTAAAGATCAATGACCCGCAGACCGCGCATTATAATTTGGATATTCCGCTTACTATATTTGATCTGGAGAAAACCGGAATTTATAAACAGGGAGGCGCTTCTTTATACGGGGCCGGCTCATTAGCGGGTGCAGTTGATTTTAGGCTTAAAAAACCAACTGGCAATAATTTTGAGACGGAAAATGCCTTTGGAGAACACGCCCTATTTATTAACGCTTTATCCGCATCGTTCTTGAATAAAGACGGCCTTGGGGTTAGAAGTTCTTTTGAGCAGAAGATCTCCAAGTCAGATCCTGCCAATACGGATTTTGAATCCCATATCGCATCTTTTTATTTGTCAAAAGAAGAAGGGGATTTTTCTTTTAACCAATTTCTTGGGTTTCAGGAGAAAAATTTTGGGGCAAGCACATTTTATTCTAATCTTTTTCCGGAAGAGGAAGAACATACCCGGACTTTGCTTTTAAAGAGTTCTTTAAATAAAAAGGCTCAACCGGGAGAATGGGCTTTCAATTTCTATTGGCGCAGGCACGATGATAAGTTTATTCTTTCGCGCCATGAAAGCGGCAACACCAATTGGCATACAACTTATTTATATGGCCTGGATTCTTCATGCCGCTATAAGCTTGGGTTTATAGATTCAACTTCAGCGGTTTATTTTTCCCGTGAACAGATCGACTCCACCAATTTAGGCATACACAACCGCAACAGCCAGGCTTTTTCTCAAAAAGCCAATTTAAGCCTTGGGACATTTTTTTTAAGTCTGGCGGCAAGAGCGGATTATTATCAAACAAGCGCTTTTAAGAATTCTTATAATCTTAGTATCTGGTACCCTTTGATTGAGGAGAGGCTTAAAATTAATTATGTTTTTGACCGTTCTGTGCGCATGCCCAGTTTCACTGAACTTTATTATAATGATTCTGCTAACAAGGGGAATTCTTCTTTAAAAGAGGAAAAGGCAGATAACTTTTCTTTTAACCTTGATTATTCGGGGCAGAATTTTTCTTCCCGCTTCGGTATTTTCTTAAGAAAGGTGCACAGCCTCATAGATTGGGTTAGACAAAACTCTTCGCTACCCTGGCAGGCGGATAATTTAGGAAGAGTGGATTTCCGGGGGGCGAATTTTTTATTTTTAAAGGGGCCTTTTGAGTTATCTTATAATTATATATTGCCGGACAAGAAACAAAACGGCTACCTGTCCAAGTATGCCTTGGATGTTTTACGGCATCAGGCGATATTAAAATTCACCCAGAATATTTTTTCCTGCGATTGGGCTTTTGAGTTAAGTTACAATAGAAGGTATTATTCTGAAGGCTATTTCTTAGGCAATTTCACGTTATCTAAGACTTTTCGTTTAGAGCAAAAAGAAGTCGTTCCCTTCTTGAAAGTGGATAATTTCAGCGATACCCAGTATACGCAAATATCCGATGTCAAACAGCCCGGCAGGTGGATTTGGGCCGGGATAAAGCTTAAGTGGTAG
- a CDS encoding biotin--[acetyl-CoA-carboxylase] ligase → MTPEERIIDLLRGKSEHVSGEEISVRLGISRQALWKHIQQLKDAGYDIQAVPHLGYTLISCPDRLFPQEVKHGLNTKTIGRKIYYYDSLSSTMDVAIKLGMDNHPEGGVVLAEAQNKGRGRLGRSWASPKYKGICASVILRPKILPSKTSILTLLIGVSICQAVEELTGISAQIKWPNDIFIKNKKLAGILTELSAEADLVHFLVVGFGINVNDTPANVADAICLKSCTNTAVERVLLLQECLRKIECNYLLFQKGDFKSIIDKWRDINITLGKRVKVCLKGKQIQGQALDIDDDGGLLVRRDSGITEKIMAGDIIHCR, encoded by the coding sequence ATGACGCCAGAAGAAAGAATAATTGATTTATTAAGAGGCAAAAGCGAACATGTTTCCGGAGAGGAAATAAGCGTGCGTTTGGGAATAAGCCGCCAGGCCCTCTGGAAACATATACAACAGCTTAAAGACGCCGGATATGATATACAAGCTGTGCCGCATTTGGGTTATACGCTTATATCTTGTCCGGACCGGCTTTTCCCTCAAGAAGTCAAGCACGGCCTGAATACCAAGACCATCGGCAGGAAAATATATTATTATGATTCGCTTTCTTCTACTATGGATGTGGCCATTAAGCTTGGTATGGATAACCATCCGGAGGGCGGGGTTGTTTTGGCGGAAGCGCAAAACAAGGGCCGCGGCCGCTTAGGAAGATCTTGGGCTTCCCCAAAATATAAAGGTATATGCGCCTCTGTTATTTTAAGGCCGAAGATCTTGCCTTCCAAGACTTCAATCTTGACCCTTCTTATTGGAGTAAGTATTTGTCAGGCTGTAGAAGAATTAACCGGGATTAGCGCTCAAATCAAATGGCCCAACGATATCTTTATAAAAAATAAGAAGTTGGCCGGGATATTAACAGAGTTAAGCGCGGAGGCAGACCTGGTGCATTTTTTGGTTGTAGGTTTTGGCATTAATGTTAATGATACTCCGGCTAATGTTGCGGATGCTATTTGCCTTAAAAGCTGCACAAATACTGCTGTTGAGCGCGTGCTTCTTTTACAGGAATGTCTGCGCAAGATCGAGTGCAATTATCTTTTGTTCCAAAAAGGCGATTTTAAGAGTATTATTGACAAATGGCGCGATATTAATATTACCTTAGGCAAGAGGGTCAAGGTCTGTTTAAAAGGAAAACAGATCCAGGGCCAGGCCTTGGACATTGACGATGATGGGGGGCTATTGGTCAGAAGAGACTCCGGCATAACAGAAAAGATCATGGCCGGGGATATTATCCATTGCCGATAA
- the larE gene encoding ATP-dependent sacrificial sulfur transferase LarE, with protein sequence MSLALKLLKLKQILCRMKSALVAFSGGTDSTFLLKIALDTLGANVLAVTAVSASYPKEELIFAEKTARLFKAKHKIIRTREFKDKNFLSNPVNRCYFCKKELFSQLKGIARKNKMNFVLDASNLSDKKDFRPGNKAKREFRIRSPLQEAGLTKSDVRILSKKLKLATWDKPTLACLASRVAYGIKITRNLLDRINKAENYLKSLGISCVRVRDYGRLCRIECDLRKADLILSRNKQIAGRFKSLGYQYITLDILGFRSGSMNEVLRK encoded by the coding sequence ATGAGTCTGGCCCTTAAATTACTTAAGCTTAAACAGATCCTTTGCCGCATGAAAAGCGCGCTAGTAGCTTTCTCAGGCGGTACAGATAGCACGTTTTTATTAAAAATCGCGCTTGATACTCTTGGAGCGAATGTATTAGCGGTTACAGCTGTTTCAGCATCTTATCCGAAAGAAGAGCTTATTTTTGCTGAGAAAACCGCCCGGCTATTCAAGGCAAAGCATAAAATAATTAGAACAAGAGAGTTTAAAGATAAGAATTTTTTGTCTAATCCCGTAAACAGGTGTTATTTCTGCAAAAAAGAGCTTTTTTCCCAGCTGAAAGGCATTGCGCGGAAAAATAAAATGAATTTTGTTTTAGACGCAAGCAATTTGTCTGATAAAAAAGATTTCCGTCCCGGCAATAAAGCCAAGCGGGAATTTAGAATACGCTCTCCGCTTCAAGAGGCAGGATTAACCAAAAGCGATGTCAGGATTTTAAGCAAGAAATTAAAGTTGGCTACTTGGGACAAGCCAACCTTAGCTTGTTTAGCTTCGCGGGTTGCCTATGGGATCAAAATAACCCGCAATCTTCTGGACAGGATTAATAAGGCAGAAAATTATTTAAAAAGTTTAGGTATTTCTTGCGTGCGGGTAAGAGATTATGGCAGGCTTTGCCGGATAGAGTGTGATTTAAGAAAAGCGGATTTGATCTTATCGCGCAATAAACAAATAGCCGGGAGATTTAAGTCTTTAGGCTACCAATATATTACCTTAGATATTTTAGGTTTTCGCAGCGGTAGCATGAATGAGGTTTTGAGGAAATGA
- a CDS encoding 4Fe-4S binding protein yields MVSRKIVLHFPKTLVEQPIVYKLVKEFNLQFNILKASVMPNQEGLMVLELVGSKEDFDKAISYLKACGVKTQPLSQDVVRDENKCTHCGVCVSVCPVGALVKDPKDNRVNFDNKKCIACELCVKICPPRAMEVSF; encoded by the coding sequence ATGGTTTCACGAAAAATAGTTTTGCATTTTCCTAAGACCCTTGTGGAACAGCCGATTGTTTATAAGCTTGTTAAAGAATTCAACCTGCAGTTTAATATTCTAAAGGCATCGGTTATGCCCAATCAAGAGGGGCTTATGGTTTTAGAGCTTGTTGGAAGCAAAGAAGATTTTGATAAAGCTATCTCATATTTGAAGGCCTGCGGGGTTAAGACCCAGCCTTTAAGCCAAGATGTAGTGCGCGATGAGAATAAGTGCACTCATTGCGGGGTGTGTGTGTCAGTTTGCCCGGTGGGGGCCTTGGTTAAAGACCCCAAAGACAACAGGGTAAACTTTGATAATAAAAAATGCATTGCTTGTGAGCTTTGCGTGAAGATCTGCCCGCCGCGGGCCATGGAAGTAAGTTTTTAG